One Thermoplasmata archaeon DNA segment encodes these proteins:
- a CDS encoding RlmE family RNA methyltransferase: MGKAWVKARRHDRFYRAAKKQEYRSRAAIKLSQIDLRYGLFHEGDVIVDLGGAPGGWSQVARQRVGPRGRVIAVDLARIAPIDGVEIVRGDFTHADVQATLFEILRRPADVVMSDMAPKLSGNRAVDVARTLDLADTAFAFAVRALRVGGSFLVKVFQGEGYRGFLDRVDRSFDAAKGVKPTASASRSAEIYVLAFGRA, from the coding sequence ATGGGGAAGGCATGGGTCAAGGCACGCCGGCACGACCGATTCTACCGTGCGGCGAAGAAACAGGAGTACCGCAGCCGGGCCGCGATCAAGCTCTCCCAGATCGACCTGCGATACGGCCTCTTCCACGAGGGCGATGTCATCGTGGATCTCGGAGGCGCACCCGGCGGATGGTCTCAGGTGGCCCGGCAGCGGGTCGGCCCGCGGGGGCGCGTGATCGCCGTGGACCTCGCTCGAATCGCACCGATCGACGGAGTCGAAATCGTGCGTGGCGACTTCACCCACGCGGACGTCCAGGCGACGCTGTTCGAGATCCTCCGACGTCCCGCCGACGTCGTGATGAGCGACATGGCCCCGAAGCTCAGTGGGAACCGCGCGGTCGATGTGGCCCGCACCCTGGATCTCGCGGACACCGCGTTCGCCTTCGCGGTTCGCGCCCTCCGGGTCGGCGGAAGCTTCCTCGTGAAGGTCTTCCAAGGCGAGGGCTACCGAGGATTCCTCGACCGCGTGGACCGTTCGTTCGATGCGGCCAAGGGCGTCAAACCGACGGCCTCGGCGTCTCGAAGCGCGGAGATCTACGTCCTGGCATTCGGCCGTGCATGA
- the purM gene encoding phosphoribosylformylglycinamidine cyclo-ligase produces MVRTYAEAGVSQDEKAAHIAALVSALTYRRKGLGRPLTKIGHFTGLVDFGAYALSLCTDSVGTKTLVAKEMRRWDTIGIDCVAMNVNDMICIGAEPLAFVDYLAIEDYDREVARQIGIGLNRGAALANVSIIGGEIAVVPEVVRDLDLAGTCFGVVRKSRIIDGRAIRAGDAIIGLPSTGLHANGLTLARRLLRDAALTVFDPVSGSGRPWGEALLEPTAIYVRPVLRAVRKARIHGMAHITGGGLRNLVRLKRSVAFRIAEPLEPPPIFRELQSLGAIEDREMYETFNMGMGFAVVAPEDEAKDVVRALRPDVEAKVVGEVARGRGVVQEPLDLRWESY; encoded by the coding sequence GTGGTGCGGACCTACGCCGAGGCCGGCGTCTCTCAGGACGAGAAGGCGGCCCACATCGCCGCCCTCGTCTCCGCGCTGACGTACCGGCGGAAGGGCCTCGGCCGGCCGCTCACGAAGATCGGCCACTTCACCGGCCTCGTCGACTTCGGCGCGTACGCGCTCTCCCTGTGCACGGACAGCGTCGGCACGAAGACCCTGGTCGCCAAGGAGATGCGTCGCTGGGACACGATCGGGATCGACTGCGTCGCGATGAACGTGAACGACATGATCTGCATCGGCGCGGAGCCGCTCGCCTTCGTCGACTACCTCGCCATCGAGGACTACGATCGGGAGGTCGCGCGTCAGATCGGGATCGGCCTCAACCGCGGGGCCGCGCTCGCGAACGTCTCGATCATCGGCGGCGAGATCGCCGTCGTGCCGGAGGTCGTGCGGGACTTGGACCTCGCGGGCACGTGCTTCGGCGTCGTCCGAAAATCGAGGATCATCGACGGACGGGCGATCCGCGCCGGCGACGCCATCATCGGCCTGCCGAGCACGGGCCTTCACGCGAACGGGTTGACGCTGGCGCGACGCCTCCTCCGGGATGCGGCGCTCACCGTCTTCGACCCGGTGAGCGGCAGCGGCCGTCCCTGGGGAGAGGCCCTCCTCGAACCGACGGCGATCTACGTGCGGCCGGTGCTGCGTGCCGTCCGGAAGGCCCGCATCCACGGCATGGCCCACATCACCGGGGGAGGGCTCCGTAACCTCGTCCGGCTCAAACGGAGCGTCGCCTTCCGAATCGCGGAGCCCCTGGAACCTCCGCCGATCTTCCGGGAGCTCCAGTCGCTCGGAGCGATCGAGGACCGCGAGATGTACGAGACCTTCAACATGGGCATGGGCTTCGCGGTCGTCGCGCCGGAGGACGAGGCGAAGGACGTGGTCCGTGCCTTGCGGCCCGATGTGGAGGCGAAGGTCGTCGGGGAGGTCGCCCGCGGCCGGGGCGTCGTTCAAGAGCCGCTGGACCTTCGCTGGGAGTCGTACTAG